A stretch of the Desulforamulus ferrireducens genome encodes the following:
- a CDS encoding TIGR04086 family membrane protein: protein MRGKLTFVSWHKYNQKGDKPFKKGAVGIGLVRALSVTVAVFLMLGFVVALTNQPVYNFSYAIMLTIMASAAIGGAGAGASAGIRGWQHGGLTGILYGLLFVVGGLLLGLPAIDPVMMTVALGLLGAVGGIIGVNLPSARKSSRKRCLRGIK, encoded by the coding sequence ATGAGGGGTAAACTAACCTTTGTGAGCTGGCATAAATACAATCAAAAGGGGGACAAGCCCTTTAAAAAGGGCGCTGTGGGGATAGGTTTGGTGCGAGCTCTTAGTGTGACTGTGGCTGTTTTTTTAATGTTGGGTTTTGTGGTAGCCCTGACTAATCAACCGGTGTATAACTTTTCCTATGCCATTATGCTAACAATTATGGCTTCGGCAGCCATCGGTGGTGCCGGAGCCGGAGCCTCTGCGGGTATTCGGGGATGGCAACATGGTGGCTTAACTGGTATACTTTATGGTCTACTATTTGTGGTAGGTGGTTTGCTGCTGGGGTTGCCGGCAATTGATCCCGTGATGATGACTGTAGCTTTAGGCCTACTGGGTGCTGTGGGCGGCATAATTGGGGTAAATCTGCCCTCTGCCAGGAAAAGTAGCCGTAAGAGGTGTCTGCGGGGGATTAAGTAG
- a CDS encoding NAD(P)-binding protein: MRVAIIGAGISGLACAHELERHGIYPDIFEERHRCGELFSHVAGIMQMMNRPVRDQIKWIKKEYHVEIKPLTKWHTTTMHSNNVTRVVKSKRFGYFVERGQGENSLESQLRNSIKSKINFNHRANYAELAREYDYVVVANGQSDVAATLGIWKNIFTSMVRGATVLGEFDPHELIMWVNNDYALGAYAYLTPFNKNRASLVLIHANAKADEMEGHWITFLKKEKLDYQVVENYLLSHIAGTVYPHQVGNILLTGIAGGFMESFLGFGTVSSLRSGIYAGRALAKNIPYGKLVNELDLEMKRSVRLREILNTMENDDYDHLIATATFPGIKQLLYNTNFPILKHASEILEFVRDKVDLDKMSILPPPVRKK; this comes from the coding sequence ATGCGGGTTGCCATTATAGGGGCTGGTATTTCGGGATTAGCCTGCGCCCACGAATTGGAAAGGCATGGTATCTACCCTGATATTTTTGAAGAGCGACACCGCTGCGGCGAGCTCTTTTCCCATGTGGCAGGTATTATGCAAATGATGAACCGTCCGGTGCGGGATCAAATTAAATGGATCAAAAAAGAATATCACGTGGAAATAAAACCACTGACCAAGTGGCATACCACCACCATGCATTCAAACAATGTAACTCGGGTGGTCAAGTCTAAAAGATTTGGCTATTTCGTTGAGCGGGGTCAGGGAGAAAATTCCTTGGAAAGTCAGTTGCGCAATAGTATTAAAAGTAAAATTAACTTTAATCACCGAGCCAATTATGCGGAACTGGCCCGTGAGTACGATTATGTAGTGGTGGCCAATGGTCAAAGTGATGTGGCAGCAACCCTTGGCATCTGGAAGAACATTTTTACCTCCATGGTACGTGGGGCAACGGTACTGGGAGAGTTTGATCCCCATGAACTTATCATGTGGGTTAATAATGACTACGCCCTGGGTGCTTATGCCTACTTAACACCCTTTAATAAAAATCGAGCCAGTCTGGTGCTAATTCATGCCAATGCCAAGGCCGATGAAATGGAAGGGCACTGGATCACCTTTCTCAAAAAAGAAAAACTTGATTACCAAGTGGTGGAGAATTACCTGCTGTCCCACATTGCAGGGACGGTTTATCCCCACCAGGTGGGTAACATTTTACTAACCGGTATTGCCGGTGGATTTATGGAGTCCTTTTTGGGCTTTGGTACCGTTTCCTCCCTACGCAGTGGTATCTATGCAGGACGAGCCCTGGCCAAGAACATACCCTATGGTAAGTTGGTCAATGAACTAGATTTGGAGATGAAGCGTTCGGTACGTCTACGGGAAATCCTTAATACCATGGAGAATGACGATTACGATCATCTCATTGCCACCGCCACCTTCCCAGGGATAAAACAATTACTCTATAACACTAATTTTCCCATTCTAAAGCATGCCAGTGAAATATTAGAGTTTGTCAGGGACAAGGTGGATCTTGATAAGATGAGCATTTTACCACCTCCGGTGAGAAAGAAGTAG
- the yihA gene encoding ribosome biogenesis GTP-binding protein YihA/YsxC, translating to MKIVSAEFVTSAVKPGGYPPGNLPEVAFVGRSNVGKSSLINKLVNRKGLARTSKTPGRTQLINFFKINDAFILVDLPGYGFARVPGEVKEKWGKMIEGYLKHREPLKGVALLLDCRHTPTAQDRQMYQWLLHYGVPAVVVATKIDKLSNNQWAKQQSVIKKALPLAPEHKLIPFSAETGRGKEEVLAVLEGWVHSE from the coding sequence GTGAAAATAGTTTCCGCCGAATTTGTTACCAGTGCAGTTAAACCCGGGGGTTACCCCCCGGGTAATTTACCTGAGGTGGCCTTTGTGGGCCGCTCCAACGTAGGGAAGTCATCTCTTATTAACAAGCTGGTAAACCGCAAGGGACTGGCTCGTACCAGTAAAACTCCGGGCAGAACACAACTGATCAACTTCTTTAAAATTAACGATGCCTTTATATTGGTAGATCTACCTGGCTATGGCTTTGCCAGGGTACCGGGTGAGGTCAAGGAAAAGTGGGGCAAAATGATTGAGGGTTATCTAAAACATAGAGAACCTTTAAAAGGAGTTGCCCTTCTTTTAGACTGCCGCCATACCCCCACTGCCCAAGATCGACAAATGTACCAGTGGCTCCTCCATTACGGGGTGCCTGCGGTGGTGGTGGCCACCAAGATTGATAAATTATCCAACAATCAATGGGCCAAACAGCAATCCGTAATCAAAAAAGCCTTACCCTTGGCACCGGAACATAAACTCATCCCTTTCTCTGCCGAAACCGGCCGTGGTAAAGAGGAAGTACTGGCAGTGCTTGAAGGATGGGTACATAGTGAGTAA
- the lonB gene encoding ATP-dependent protease LonB: MGELSSLGGFLTFIQVFFAVVIGLYFWNLLKQQQGNKVAVEKESRKELEKLQRLRAISLTEPLAEKTRPRDFSEIIGQEEGLKSLRAALCGPNPQHVIIYGPPGVGKTAAARLVLEEAKKSPNSPFKENAKFTELDATTARFDERGIADPLIGSVHDPIYQGAGAMGMAGIPQPKPGAVTKAHGGMLFIDEIGELHPIQMNKLLKVLEDRKVFLESSYYSSEDTNIPTHIHDIFQNGLPADFRLVGATTRTPDHIPPALRSRCLEVYFRPLLPEEIEKIAANAAQKIGFPMEEGALEVIKRYATNGREAVNIVQIAGGIALTENRKEILTRDIEWVIHSGQYSPRPERKINPQPQVGVVNGLAVYGPNMGILSEVEATVMPATDGSGKITVTGMAEEEEIGGSGKRVRRKSMARSSVENVVTVLRRVMDVDTRNYDIHVNFLGSSLVDGPSAGVTIATAIYSAIKGIAVDNTVAMTGEISIRGLVKPVGGVVAKVEAARRAGVKKVFIPQENYQEMFKEMEDITVVPVESLTEVIKGSLVEQVEPQTQWEPAPATLEIPTAAAFLAQKTVKS; encoded by the coding sequence ATGGGGGAACTTTCCAGTTTGGGTGGTTTTCTCACCTTTATACAGGTATTTTTTGCTGTGGTAATTGGTTTATACTTCTGGAATTTACTCAAGCAACAGCAAGGAAACAAAGTTGCTGTGGAAAAGGAGTCTCGTAAAGAACTGGAGAAATTGCAGCGGCTCAGGGCAATATCCCTAACAGAACCGCTGGCCGAAAAAACCAGGCCCCGAGATTTTAGTGAAATAATCGGTCAGGAAGAGGGTTTAAAATCTTTGCGGGCTGCCCTCTGTGGTCCCAATCCCCAGCATGTTATCATTTATGGACCACCCGGGGTGGGGAAAACCGCCGCTGCCCGTTTAGTTTTGGAAGAAGCCAAGAAGTCGCCTAACTCTCCCTTTAAAGAGAATGCTAAATTTACTGAATTGGATGCCACTACGGCGCGCTTTGATGAAAGGGGTATTGCCGACCCGCTCATTGGCTCGGTGCATGATCCTATTTACCAAGGTGCCGGAGCCATGGGCATGGCTGGGATTCCTCAGCCCAAGCCCGGTGCCGTAACAAAGGCCCACGGTGGCATGTTGTTTATTGATGAAATTGGGGAACTTCACCCCATTCAGATGAATAAGCTGTTGAAGGTGCTGGAGGATCGTAAAGTATTCCTCGAAAGTTCCTATTACAGCTCAGAGGATACCAATATTCCCACACATATCCATGATATTTTTCAAAATGGCTTGCCGGCAGATTTTCGTTTGGTGGGAGCTACCACCCGGACGCCGGATCACATACCCCCAGCCCTTCGCTCCCGTTGTTTGGAGGTATATTTTCGTCCTTTGCTCCCGGAAGAAATTGAAAAGATTGCTGCCAATGCCGCCCAAAAAATTGGTTTTCCCATGGAAGAGGGTGCTTTGGAGGTTATTAAACGCTATGCCACTAACGGGCGTGAGGCTGTCAATATTGTACAGATAGCCGGTGGTATTGCCCTCACCGAAAACCGCAAGGAAATTTTAACCCGGGATATTGAATGGGTCATTCACAGTGGACAATATTCTCCCAGGCCGGAACGCAAGATTAACCCACAGCCTCAGGTGGGTGTGGTAAATGGCTTGGCGGTTTATGGGCCCAATATGGGGATTCTCTCAGAGGTGGAAGCTACCGTTATGCCTGCCACTGACGGTTCAGGTAAAATAACAGTTACCGGCATGGCAGAAGAGGAAGAAATCGGGGGCAGTGGCAAAAGGGTACGTCGCAAGAGTATGGCGCGCAGCTCCGTAGAAAATGTTGTTACCGTACTGCGCCGGGTGATGGATGTGGATACACGTAATTATGATATTCATGTTAATTTTCTCGGCAGCAGTTTAGTGGATGGCCCCTCAGCGGGTGTTACCATCGCCACAGCCATTTACTCCGCCATCAAGGGTATTGCGGTGGATAACACCGTGGCCATGACCGGCGAAATCTCCATTCGGGGGTTGGTCAAACCAGTTGGTGGTGTGGTAGCCAAAGTGGAAGCGGCACGCCGGGCAGGGGTAAAGAAGGTATTTATTCCCCAGGAGAACTATCAGGAAATGTTTAAAGAGATGGAGGATATTACCGTGGTACCGGTGGAATCCCTAACTGAGGTTATCAAAGGTTCCTTAGTGGAGCAAGTGGAACCACAGACTCAGTGGGAACCTGCGCCGGCAACCCTGGAAATTCCCACAGCAGCCGCCTTTCTAGCCCAGAAAACTGTTAAATCCTGA
- a CDS encoding ABC transporter substrate-binding protein, translating into MRKSWKWLLAVLLLSLTVALSTYGVNTIWLRSTGPEKPDYIRIVEAEPSLLALPHYIAISQGFYREQKLEVISTPLLENIEEEFKLADQGDVLLGDLNRFLFTRPLGTGADLVAFAGLARKEGSFLLSRPEAADFSWEQIKRKSILGDAPDAQSNVILEEVLRQKKLALQHQVIIIQNLPAKLKQGAFQAGVGHYVQMAEPLATLTEQQGTGKIAIHLGSEVAPIPSLVFLAPKKYIKEHSGELQKLVNGLCKGMLWLNYHNSAEAARVTASYFPDIDRQVLVDIIENYKKLGLWDKTPVIQQQDYENLQNYVKRAGELTNPVDYDEGVENKFAQKAARSVEYIPPEQQAKEKSWWEKVKSFDFR; encoded by the coding sequence TTGCGAAAAAGCTGGAAGTGGTTGTTGGCTGTTTTACTACTATCCCTTACAGTGGCCTTAAGCACATACGGTGTAAATACTATCTGGTTACGCAGTACAGGGCCAGAGAAACCAGATTATATAAGGATAGTGGAAGCAGAACCCTCTTTGCTGGCCCTGCCCCACTACATTGCCATAAGCCAAGGCTTTTACCGTGAACAAAAGCTGGAGGTTATCTCCACTCCACTACTTGAAAATATTGAAGAAGAATTTAAACTAGCAGACCAAGGTGATGTGCTACTGGGGGATTTAAACCGTTTCCTTTTTACCCGTCCTCTGGGAACCGGAGCAGATTTGGTTGCTTTTGCCGGTTTAGCCAGGAAAGAAGGTTCTTTTCTCCTAAGCAGGCCGGAAGCAGCCGACTTTTCCTGGGAACAAATCAAAAGAAAGAGTATTTTGGGTGACGCTCCCGATGCCCAGTCCAATGTTATTCTCGAGGAAGTTTTGCGGCAGAAAAAACTGGCTCTACAGCATCAGGTTATTATTATTCAAAATTTACCGGCCAAGTTAAAACAAGGAGCCTTTCAGGCCGGTGTGGGACATTATGTGCAAATGGCTGAACCCTTGGCTACCCTTACAGAACAACAGGGAACCGGCAAAATTGCCATCCACCTTGGCTCTGAGGTTGCTCCTATCCCCTCCCTGGTTTTTTTGGCCCCCAAAAAATATATAAAAGAACACAGCGGGGAGTTACAAAAGCTGGTTAATGGTCTGTGCAAGGGGATGCTGTGGCTTAACTATCACAATTCCGCGGAAGCTGCTCGGGTAACGGCATCTTACTTTCCTGATATTGACAGGCAAGTTTTAGTGGACATCATTGAAAACTATAAAAAACTTGGCCTCTGGGATAAAACACCGGTTATCCAGCAGCAAGACTACGAAAACCTGCAGAATTATGTGAAGAGAGCGGGCGAGTTAACCAATCCGGTGGATTATGATGAGGGGGTAGAAAATAAATTTGCCCAAAAAGCTGCCCGTTCTGTGGAATACATTCCTCCGGAACAGCAGGCAAAGGAAAAAAGCTGGTGGGAAAAAGTGAAAAGCTTTGATTTTAGATAA
- the lon gene encoding endopeptidase La — protein MNSEIKSLPLLPLRGILVFPYMVIHLDVGREKSVQAIEEAMVNDRMIFLATQKEAQTDEPTVEDIYQVGTVAEVKQLLKLPGGTIRVLVEGMARAKIIRYESFEPYFKVEIEQFSEEFGKTAEIEALMRNLVYQFEQYVKLSKRIPPETVVSVVNLEEPGRLADIIASHLTLRIEDKQKLLEAVNIVERLEKLCGIVAKELEIVELERKISIRVRKQMEKTQKEYYLREQMKAIQKELGEKDERVAECEELREKIAKAKLPKEAEEKALKEVERLEKMPPMAAEAAVVRNYLDWLLALPWSKGTRDRLDINAAEEVLEADHYGLKDPKERILEYLAIRKLAKKMKGPILCLVGPPGVGKTSLGRSIARALDRKFIRISLGGVRDEAEIRGHRRTYVGAMPGRVIQGMRTAGSKNPVFLLDEIDKMASDFRGDPSSALLEVLDPEQNNTFSDHYIEIPFDLSNVMFITTANNMYSIPRPLLDRMEVIQISGYTEDEKLQIAKRHLLPKQIKDHGLTDEMISVSDNTIVKVIREYTRESGVRNLERKIAALCRKTAKKIVAGEATKVKITAQNLEQFLGIPRYRYGVAEQNDEVGTVTGMAWTEVGGDTLVIEVTTYKGTGRMTLTGKLGDVMKESAQAGYSYVRSRAQDLGIDQELFEKWDLHIHIPEGAIPKDGPSAGITMATAMASVFTGRKVRHDVAMTGEITLRGRVLPVGGIKEKVMAAHRAGIKVIILPRDNKKDLEDIPNNIKKQLDFKLVEHLDEVLEIALLEKDVMDTPVVEPKEAMLDNQHFTSVEHQEIQQGGTQLPS, from the coding sequence GTGAATTCCGAAATAAAATCTTTACCCCTGTTGCCACTAAGGGGCATATTGGTTTTTCCTTATATGGTTATTCATCTAGATGTAGGTAGAGAGAAGTCTGTGCAGGCTATCGAGGAGGCCATGGTTAATGACAGAATGATCTTCCTGGCCACCCAAAAGGAAGCTCAAACAGATGAACCCACTGTGGAGGATATTTACCAGGTTGGTACCGTGGCAGAGGTGAAACAACTCTTAAAGCTGCCAGGTGGCACCATTAGAGTTTTGGTAGAGGGTATGGCCCGGGCAAAAATTATTAGATATGAGAGTTTTGAACCATACTTTAAAGTAGAGATTGAACAATTCTCTGAAGAATTTGGAAAAACTGCGGAAATTGAGGCGCTTATGCGCAACCTGGTGTATCAGTTTGAACAATATGTCAAACTCTCCAAACGTATTCCCCCGGAAACTGTAGTATCCGTGGTGAACCTGGAGGAACCCGGACGCTTGGCTGATATTATTGCCTCCCATTTAACTTTGCGTATCGAAGATAAGCAAAAGCTCTTAGAAGCTGTGAATATTGTAGAACGTTTGGAAAAACTCTGCGGTATTGTGGCCAAGGAACTGGAAATTGTAGAACTGGAGCGTAAAATTAGCATCCGGGTGCGCAAGCAAATGGAAAAAACCCAAAAGGAATACTACCTGAGGGAACAAATGAAAGCCATCCAAAAAGAACTGGGTGAAAAGGATGAGCGGGTGGCTGAATGCGAAGAATTAAGGGAAAAAATTGCCAAGGCCAAACTGCCTAAGGAAGCAGAAGAAAAGGCGCTCAAGGAAGTGGAACGCCTGGAAAAAATGCCGCCTATGGCAGCCGAGGCAGCGGTTGTTCGTAATTACCTTGATTGGCTACTGGCGCTACCCTGGAGTAAGGGTACCCGGGACCGCCTGGATATTAATGCAGCGGAAGAGGTCTTGGAAGCGGATCATTACGGCTTAAAGGACCCCAAGGAAAGAATCCTTGAATACCTGGCCATTCGTAAACTGGCCAAGAAGATGAAGGGACCCATCCTTTGTCTGGTGGGACCTCCAGGTGTGGGTAAAACCTCCCTGGGCCGCTCCATTGCCCGTGCCTTGGATCGTAAATTCATCCGTATTTCTCTGGGAGGCGTGCGGGACGAAGCAGAAATTCGCGGCCACCGCCGGACCTATGTGGGTGCTATGCCCGGACGGGTAATTCAAGGTATGCGTACCGCCGGTTCAAAAAACCCCGTCTTCCTGCTGGACGAGATTGATAAAATGGCCAGCGATTTCCGTGGCGATCCATCTTCTGCCCTGCTGGAAGTACTAGATCCTGAACAAAACAACACCTTTAGTGATCATTACATTGAGATACCCTTTGATTTGTCCAATGTCATGTTCATTACCACCGCTAATAATATGTACTCCATACCCCGTCCGCTTTTAGATCGGATGGAAGTAATTCAAATTTCTGGGTATACTGAAGATGAGAAACTGCAAATTGCCAAGCGGCATCTGCTGCCTAAGCAAATTAAAGATCACGGTCTCACTGATGAAATGATTAGTGTTTCCGATAACACCATTGTCAAGGTGATCCGTGAATACACCAGGGAGTCCGGTGTGCGGAACCTGGAGCGTAAGATTGCTGCCCTTTGCCGTAAAACCGCTAAAAAGATTGTGGCAGGGGAAGCCACTAAGGTGAAAATTACCGCTCAAAATCTTGAGCAGTTCCTGGGTATTCCCCGTTACCGTTATGGAGTGGCCGAGCAAAATGACGAAGTAGGTACCGTTACCGGTATGGCCTGGACTGAAGTAGGCGGTGATACCCTGGTGATTGAGGTAACCACCTATAAAGGTACCGGCCGTATGACCCTCACCGGTAAACTGGGTGATGTGATGAAGGAATCAGCCCAGGCTGGCTACAGTTATGTACGCAGTCGGGCCCAGGATTTGGGTATTGACCAGGAACTGTTTGAAAAATGGGATCTGCACATTCATATTCCCGAAGGTGCCATTCCCAAGGATGGTCCATCCGCCGGTATCACCATGGCCACAGCCATGGCCTCGGTATTCACCGGTCGCAAGGTACGCCACGACGTGGCCATGACCGGAGAAATCACCCTACGGGGACGTGTATTGCCGGTGGGCGGCATTAAGGAAAAGGTGATGGCTGCTCACAGGGCAGGCATTAAAGTAATTATCCTGCCAAGAGATAATAAAAAGGATCTGGAAGATATTCCGAATAACATTAAAAAGCAACTGGATTTCAAACTGGTAGAACACTTGGACGAAGTGTTGGAGATCGCTTTGCTGGAAAAGGATGTTATGGACACCCCGGTGGTGGAACCAAAGGAAGCGATGCTGGATAATCAACACTTTACCTCAGTGGAACACCAGGAAATTCAGCAAGGGGGTACCCAGTTACCGTCGTGA